In Paenibacillus durus, the DNA window CGGTTGCCCGGCTGTCCGGATACAATACCGGCCTGCACCGCCGCTGCCACAGAGCTCTGCGCCCAGGCCGCAATGGAGCCACTGTCCGCAAAGGCAAGGGGAGTCCCTCCGGTAAACCCGAATGCGCGAACCGCCATTACAACCATCTCCTGGCGAGTAATGGACTGATCGGGCCGGAACTGTCCGCCCCCGTAGCCGGAGACAATGCCGTGATCCGCTGCTGCCAGCACCGCTTCTGCCGCCCAATGATGATTCATATCCCCGAATTGGGAGCTTCCCGTCGCTTTAAGATCAAGCGCTTTGACCAGCATCGAGGCATATTCAGCCCTCGTAATCGTCCGGTTCGGGCGGAAAGTGCCGTCCGGATAACCTCCCGTAATGCCGCGAGCCGCAAGCTCCTCGATGTATGCCGCCGCCCAATGTCCTTCGATGTCCTTAAGCGATACGGCCGCCGGCTGCTCTGCCACCGCTGTCTTTTCGGCAAACACGGCGAACTTCGTGAAGTGGGTGACTTCCGCTTTAACCGTGCTTCCGCTTACTGTGCCGCCGATCCGGGTCCATGCACCGGCGGCTTCATCATAATGGTAGATTGCCGGTGCATAACCTGCCGGTATTTTGGCGGGATCAAACGTCAGGGTAAGCGTTACAGGCTTGGCAAAAGTGTAGGAGGCCGCATCGCCCGCCGAAAATTCGTACACGGTTCCGGCCGGAACCAGCTCCGCCGGGGCGGCTGGAGGCGCCGTTACCTGCTGAATCTTGACGCTTAAACTCTCGCTGCCGTTCAGGGCATTTGCCGGAATATCGACAACAGCCGCATCTCCAAGGCCGATTCTTCCGCCTGCCGCCGGAGGTACCGACGCCGACCCGCTGGAGGATTCAACCGGCGCCACAGAAGATGATGACGGAACTGCGGCTGGTGCTGTTCCCGAAGGCGGCGACGGATTGAACGGCGCGGATGGAGTCGAAGCCGCCCCTTCCAGCGCCGCGATCGCCTTTTCCGCCGCCTTCAGCTTATCCAGCACCCCGGCGGGCACCAGCGCTTTCTGCGCATCCGTCAGGCTATCGTACATCTGCCGCGCTGCCGCTACCGCCGCCTTGTCAGCCAGCGCTACCGGGTCAGGAAGGGCGTTGATCTTGTCAGCGATGGCTTTCGCTGCCGCCTGGTCCGCCGCGGCCTGCTGCGCCGCCGCTTCCAGCGCCGCAATCGTCTCTTCCGCCGCCTTCAGCTTATCCAGCACCCCAGCGGGCACCAGCGCTTGCTGCACTTCCGTCAGGCTATCGTACATCTGCCGTGCTGCCGCTACCTCCGCCTTGTCAGCCAGCGCCACCGGGTCAGGAAGGGCGTTGATCTTGTCAGCAACCGCCTGGGCGGCCGCATGATCCCATGCTTCCTGCTCTGCTCCTGCCTCCAGCACAGCAATTGTTACTTCCGCAGCCGCCAGCTTCTCCACCGTGTCCGCAGATACCAGTGCTTTCTGCGCATCCGTCAGGCTGTCATACGCCTGGCGGGCCGCTGTCACCGCCGCTTTGTCAGCCAGCGTCAACGGATCCGGCAGATTATTGATTTGGTACGTCGCCTGCCAGGCGGACTCCCGGTCCGCTTCTGCCTGCGCTTCTTCCAGCGCGGCAATCGCAGCGATCGCCGCCGTCAGCTTGTCCAGCGTTTCCGCAGACAACAGTGCCTGCTGCTGCGCCGTCAGGCTGTCGTACGCCTGGCGAGCCGCCGCGACTGCCGCCTTGTCGGCCAGCGTCAGCGCGTCCGTCCCCGGAAGCGCGGCGATGATTTGCGCAGCTGCATCAGCCGCCGTCTGGTCCGGATCAATCAGATCATAGCGGGCGACAAAAGCGTTGTAACCGCCGTCGGCTCCTGAAACCGGCGATGCGCTAGCCAGCGCAGCCAATTCTCCGTCGGAAGATTGCGACGCGCCGTACAGCACGAAGCCGTTCCCGGCCGCCTCCAGCATCGGTACGGCAAGCGTTCCTCCGTAACCCGAGCCCTGCAGCGGCGCTTCATTCCGCGTTCCTCCAGCGAGATACGCCCATTCGGTGTTCAGATTCCCGTCGCTCTTGAGCACAAGCATATCCTGACCGCCCTTGGCCGCTCCCCCATTAGGCACGGTTCCTGAGGAAGAGCTCGGCAGGCCGTTCGCTGTTCCTCCAAGCCAGTAGCCGCCGCCCTCGGCCGGGACGATTGTCGTCAGGCTGTCCGGGTTCTCAGCGCTCGATCCCAACACAGAAACGTCCGTCGGCTGCGAATAGCTCTTCTCGGCTTCCACCGACAAATCGTCAGTCTTGAACTTCACGGAGAACGCGGAAGAGACGGAATTCACCGTCGCAGAACCAACAGCCAGAATGCTTGCCCCGTCAGTGGTCACTGCGATATCGTTCAAATTGGCATCCGCTGCCGGGACCGGGGCGTAGGTCGTCATTTTCTGCAAAGTGCCATCCGCCGACAGAATGCCGATTAGGCCTTTATGCTGAGAATTGTCGTTATTCAGCGGAAAAGCAATGTTATACTCCTCGGCGTCTTTTAGAGGACTGCCATTTTTATAGACTTTGGTAAAGCTCTGTGCCGAGGACCACCCTGATACCGCATAGCCCCCACCCGGCAGTTCGGCTACAGACAGCAGTTCCGTCGTTTTATTGGTTACATTATTGTCTTTATCATAGAAATGAGTCAGCCATTGCCGAGCCCCAGTTCGGGTATACTTCACAATAAACGGCTCCATCTTGCTTCCCATAGGTCCGAGCATTCCATCCGAGCTTCGGGAATAGCCGATAACGATATAGCCTCCATCCGAGGTAGCCTGCACGCGGCCAAGCTCGATATCCCCGGAGATTGAAGCAGTGATCGCGGTTCCTATGGCGGTGGCGGAGCTAAGATTGCCCTCAGCGTCCATTTTGACAACCAGCCCGTCCGCCGGAACACCCGAATCCGTATAGTCAGAGGCGAACTTGTTAATGTAATGCTGCAATACTTTAGAGGTCCCCGCAGAATCCTTGAGCGTGATTTTATATCTCATCATATCGCCAAAGTCATCATTTTCATTCGGCACACCCATGCCTACGGCTATCAGGCTTCCATCATTCAATAGAGTCAATGAATTGAGGTTAATCCGGTAATTCTTGCTGTACGGAGAGACATCCATTCCCATGTAATTGAGTTCCTCGGGCATCTCCGTCGCATAAATCGCTTTAGCCCACACACGGTGTAAATTCCCTCCTTCATCGCTAAGTTTGATGATATAGGCGGGATTAGCTGTTCCCTTGTCCGGCGCAAAGCTTAGTCCCAAGCTGCCCCCGGCTCCGACATCCGCGATTGCAAAATATTCGTTATATCCATCCCTCGGATTAACAACCAGACTTCGAATCGAGTTCGCAGGCAGTCCCGCCTCCCCTAATCCCCAAGCACTCTTAAACTGAGGTTCCAGGTTTACCGCTTCTGCTCTAGCCTTATGCCCGGCTGCGCTGTACACCATCGTCAGCGCCAAAACCATAATCAAGAATACTTTTTCAACCTTGCGAACACTCTCCCGAACTGCTCCCCCCACAGCTTAAAGCCTCCCTTAAATAGTTATTAGGCGTCCGGCGGGTGCAGCCGCCGGGACGCTCTACGCATTATTCCAGTTCCAGCGCCTTCACCAGCACAGTTGCCGCTTCCGCCCGGGTCGCGGTTGCCTTCGGCGCAAACCGGTTGCCCGGCTGGCCGGATATAATGCCCGAAGCTACTGCGGCTTCCACCCCGGATTTTGCCCAGTCCGAGATCTCCCCGTTATCCCCAAAGGCGAGCGCAGTCTTTTGTGTAAGCTGAAAAGCGTACACGGTCATGACGACCATTTCCTCCCGGGTCACCGGATAGTCAGGCAGGAACTTTCCGTCCGGATACCCGTTCACAATCTGATGGCTTGCCGCCGTCAAGATCTCTCCCTTCGCCCAGTGCCCTTCAATATCGCTGAATCCGGCTTCGCCCGTCCCCTTAAGCCCGAGCGCCTTGACCAGCAGCGTAGCGAACTCGGCCCGCGTAATCGTCCGGTTCGGCTGGAAGGTGCCGTCCGGATATCCGCCGATCACTCCCCGTTGTCTCAGGTTATCAATATAATTTTTAGCCCAGTGGTTCACGGTATCTTTCAGCGTTCCCGTATTCCCGCTAGTCTTCGCCATCTGCGGGAATTCCGCGAATACGGCAAACTTCGTAAAGTGATAGACTACCGCCGAGATTCCGCCGCCGTTCACTGTCCCCCCGATTCTTGTCCATTTGCCCGCCGCGTCGTCGTAGTAATACATCGCCGCCTGCTTGCCATTTGGAACCTTCGACGGGTCGAAGGCAAGGGTAACCGTTACCGGCTTGGTGAATCGGTAAGTGGCGGCGCTGCCCGCCGTAAATTCATAGACCGACGAAACCACGGTCAGGGTAAAGGGAGCCGCCGGAGGGTTGTCCACCTGCCGGATCTTCACATTGACCTTCGCTTCACCGCTTAGTGCGCCAGCCGGAATCTCCACAATGGCCGACGATCCGAGACTCACCGTTCCTCCCATTTTCGGTACGACTTCTGCAGATCCATTGACGGATGTCACCGGCGCGGCAGATGATGACGCGGCAGGCTTGCTCAATATTACGCTAATGAGTGCCGACTGCAAGCTATTGCGTTCCGCCTGCAGCGCGTTCACCTGGGATTGCTGAATATTGATCTGCGCCTCCGCGTTCGTCAGCTTCCCGTAGTTGGTCACCAGCGCCTTCTGTGCCGCAGTCAGCGCATTATAAGCGTTGCGCGCCGCCGTCACCTTGGACTTGTCAGCAAGCGAGACCGCGTCCGGCAGCGCGTTGATCAGCTGAATAACCGCGTCCCCAGCGGCCTGATCCTGCAGCCTGACAATCTGCGCTTCCGCCGCTAACAGCTTGTCGATGTTGTCGACCAGCCCTTTCTGCACTTCGGTTAGCGCGTCATAGGCCGCGCGGGCCTCTTCGATGGCCGCCCGGTCGTCAAGCGTTACCGGGTCCGGCAGATTGGATATTTTCTCAATGACCGGGTTCACGGCAATCAGGTTGTTCTTCAGCTCTTCCCTGGCCACGAGCTGTGCTTCCAGATTGGTCAGCTTGCTGTAGTTGGTCACCAGCGCCTGCTGCTCCGGAGTCAGCGCCTCGTAAGCGGCACGGGCCTCTTCAACAAGCGGCTTCTGCATAAGCGACACTTCCGGCGGCAGCGCCGCAATCTTGGCGATGACCGCATCCACCTCAAGCTGATCCGTCGTCGCACCGGTGATCACATACCGGGAGAAATGCGACGTCCTGAAGGTGACCATGCCTTCCTGCGAGAAGTCCGCGCCGGACACTTCCTCAAGCACCGGACCGGATGGATTGTAGTAATACAGCTTCGCGCTGTAAGGATGGTCGATGCCGCTAATGGGAACGGTGACCTTCACAGCCGTTCCGAAATCGGTTACTCCTCCCCCGTCCATGTTCGCGCTTAGTTCAAAAGCGCTGCTGTATATCCGTTTAGCCGGAAGCAGCGGTACCGCTTCAGTCTCAAATCCAGGAATCTCATTGGTATAGCCAAAGGTTAGTGTATGGTTCAGCCCCTTAAAGATCCGGTCGAATACCGGTACGGGCGCCGTCAGCTTCGCGCCATCGAACGTAACGGAAATATTGGGGACCTCCTGCCCGGAAACGAGCGGGATTCCCTTCACGTCGGCGGCATAGACACTGTAAGTCGCGGTGACTACCGAAGGCCCATCCAGATTAAGCTGTACGGCATAGCTTCCTTCCGGAATACTCTTAGCCGGATTGAGCGGATAGAAATCCCGGGAGTTCCTGACCCCGTCGCCGTCCCAGTCGTACGTAAACAAGGCCAGCACCGCATTACCCGTGTTAGCCGGGTCCTGACTGATCGTCGGCGAGCCGTTCAGCCCCGCGAAGTCTCCGTCCAGAGACGGCGAGTCCCCAGCCAGAACAAATCCGTCGTCTGTCAGCGCAAGGATATCGGTTACCTGTTCAATACCGATAATTTCGAACGCCTCATTGGCCGAACCGCCTGCAAAAGACAGCCATTCCGTCGATAGGTTGCCGTCGGTCTTCAATACAAAATAATCGCGTCCTCCCCGATTGCCCCCGATTGAGGACAAAGTCTCGCCGCCATAATCATTCGCGGTGGATAACGCCTGTCCGGCGAACAGATAACCGCCATCATCAAGCGGAATAACCGAATGCAGAGCGTCAGGCCCGGTGATAAGCTGGCCATACGTATCCCGCGTATCATTGCCGACAAGCGCCCGGCTCGCAATAAGCGTACCGTCCGCTCCGTACTTGCCGATGATCGCGGCTGCGTTGGTACCAAAACTCATATAACCGGCTGCCGTTATGTTCCCTGAGTTGTCCACCGCCACATCCTCAAATAATCCGCTGCTCAGCTCACTATGTTGAACTTTGGCCCAGTCGATCCTGCCCTCCGCATCCAGTTTCATCAAGAAGGCCGCCGATCGTTTAGCCGGATCGGAATCCAGCGAATAATGCTGATCGGGTTCCGCGCTGCTTACAATGTCGGAGAACGCATTGCTCTCCCCGCCAATCGCATATCCCCCGTCCGGCAGCGCCGCAATACTCCAGAAGGTATATCCTGGAAGCCCGCTTATTATTTCTCCAATATAGTCTCCGCTAAACCCGACCACCTTCTCCCGGTTGCCTGCCGCATCATATTTGGCCAGAAATGATAACGATTCATCCTCTTTTTCGCCCAGCCCCGAGAACACGCCGCCTTCTGCCGTCGTATAGCCGACCGCCGCAAATCCGCCATCGGCGGACGCCGCCACGGACCAAAAATAGGTGGATCCTGGCGTATCGCCATTCAACTGAATAAGCCTTTCAATGTCGCCGCCGGCATTCAGTTTGACCGCAATCGCGACATTGGAACTGCCTAGCAGAGGCCGAAGCAGCCGAACATTCCATTCCTTTCCCCGGAAATCCCGCACGGGAATGTCAACTGGCGTACCGTCTGACCAACCCACCCCATAATTGGTATGACCGACTGCTACATACCCTCCGTCAGCCAACGGCTCAATATCAAATAAAGTGATGAATGAACCATAAGAATCAGTCCTTATCCCTCCCGGAACGTACAACCCCTGCGTCCACATCGTCTTCAGGTTGCCGTCCCTGTCGCGTCCCGTCTTCGTAATCAACGTTGGACCCTTCGCTTGTACCGCCGCAGCCGCCGGATTAATACTTTCCGGAACCGTCCCTCTCAATTCCCCGATTGCCACGAAATCCCCATAAGCATCCGCCGTTACACTGGTATATTTCCCGGCTTTATTGTTGGTGCTTATTCCTCCCACGCCAATGACGCTCTTCACCTGCGGCTGATCCATATTGTTAAAATAGCCGGCCGTGATCTCCGACTCGTCCTCTGCATAAGCCGTTCTCGGATACGAACACGGAATAAAAATCACTCCAGCCAGCAGCAGAAAAGCTAGCGCCAAGGAAAGCCATTTCCCCTCCCTCTGTCTCCACTTATGCCCCCCGAATCTCATGTCACAATTCCTCCCCTAATTACCTATTGTTAGTACCAGATTTAAACACATTCCGTCACCATTCGGCAATATCATTTATAACTAATTATAATTAAAATTACTTAAATCGAACTTTTTTTGAACGTAATTGCCATTATTGTTGTATTTTCATTATAAATAGATATAATTCACTTTAACGAATTGTTCTTATTTACAATTCATCAAATCCATGGAAGCGGCAAAAGCCGACATGGATCGCGAATATATATGTGAAGTTATGCTACAGAAGGAGTTAGTTTATCGTTGTACTTCCTAAGAATTCACATAAAACTTGTAAGTGCAGGGCGCGCAAAAATTCTATTATTTATTTACGAGGAGGCTTTTTAATGTCATCAACCCAACCCGTCCAGTTCCGCAGCAAATTCTTTTCTCTGTTTCTCGTTTTAGCCGTCTTTACCACACTTCTGTTCTCGGGAGCGAAGTCGGCCTTTGCGGCCACCAACCCGGTGGTAACCGGGTTTACGATTACGTCTTATTACGATAGTTCCCTGCCAACCAATGCTGAAAAAGACGCTTCCCAGCGTGTATTTGTCGATGTAACCTTCGACCAAGATATTACGGTTGCATCCGGAATCGAAAGCGACTTTGTTGTTTCTATCGCTGGAAGCACTCTTACTACCACAACATCTAAGATCTATACCGTCGGCGCGCTGGGAACAAATAAAATCAGAATTGATATTAAGAAAAATCCTTCCAGTTCCGGTTCTTTCGCCGTAATGGCAGCCAATCTGACAATTACCGCTGCTTCCGGTACGACCATTCCCGGCATCGCATCTGCAGCCGATTCCACCAAGAAGGCGACTTGGACCTCCTCCACGCTTTCGGAACAGCTTATTGATACCGGCGTCAGCCTGAGCGGCATCAGCACGGTTACGGGAAACACTTCTACCAGCACCAAGCCGAGCGTAACGGCAAGCTTCAATGGCCTGCCGCAGATTCGCGGCATCTCCTGGTTCTACCTGAAAAGCACGGTTGGCGGCGTAACCACCATTATTCCTTGCACGGTTGACGCTTCCGGCTATCCGACGACCTTCCCGGCTGTCGTGAACGGCGCTCTCCCGATCCATTCGCACACGTTCTACTCGTCTGTTGCATCTGACTACGCTACTCAATTAGCTAACTTCATCAACGGTAACGATACAGACTACAGCGACTTCTCCGTAACCACTTCGGGAGGCCAATTTACGATCACCAGAGACACAGGGTATTCCAACGGCGAAGTACTGAGCATTGAAGTACACAACTATCTGAACTAGGAGACAGCGACGCGCGCCCGCCTGCTTTCCCAGTCTGTAAACAGCACAGCTCCGGACCGTTTCCTGACGGATACCGGAGTTGTGTTTTTTCAGCATCCTACAAGCAACAAAAAAGCATCCCACGCGCTCTACACGCCAAGATGCTTGATTCCTCTATCTTTTTAAGTTCCGGCCTCCTTCACTGCCCCGCCCGATGGCCCCTCAGACGCCTAATTTCCGCAAACCTGCCTCCGCCTTTTTTTACAACCACTCCCGTCTTCCCTTCAGCAGCAAATACAGGAAGCACGGCGCGCCGACCACCGCGGTCAGAATGCCGAGCGGGATTTCCTGGGGGAATGCGCTGCGGGCCAGATCATCCACTCCGAGCAAAAAAGTTCCGCCCAGCAGCATCGACACCGGCAGCAGCACCTTGTAATCCGGACCGACCAGGAGCCGGGTCATATGAGGAACGACGAGGCCAACCCAGCCGATCATTCCGCCGATCGATACCGCCGAAGCCGTCAGCAGCGTCGAACAGAGAATC includes these proteins:
- a CDS encoding S-layer homology domain-containing protein, whose translation is MGGAVRESVRKVEKVFLIMVLALTMVYSAAGHKARAEAVNLEPQFKSAWGLGEAGLPANSIRSLVVNPRDGYNEYFAIADVGAGGSLGLSFAPDKGTANPAYIIKLSDEGGNLHRVWAKAIYATEMPEELNYMGMDVSPYSKNYRINLNSLTLLNDGSLIAVGMGVPNENDDFGDMMRYKITLKDSAGTSKVLQHYINKFASDYTDSGVPADGLVVKMDAEGNLSSATAIGTAITASISGDIELGRVQATSDGGYIVIGYSRSSDGMLGPMGSKMEPFIVKYTRTGARQWLTHFYDKDNNVTNKTTELLSVAELPGGGYAVSGWSSAQSFTKVYKNGSPLKDAEEYNIAFPLNNDNSQHKGLIGILSADGTLQKMTTYAPVPAADANLNDIAVTTDGASILAVGSATVNSVSSAFSVKFKTDDLSVEAEKSYSQPTDVSVLGSSAENPDSLTTIVPAEGGGYWLGGTANGLPSSSSGTVPNGGAAKGGQDMLVLKSDGNLNTEWAYLAGGTRNEAPLQGSGYGGTLAVPMLEAAGNGFVLYGASQSSDGELAALASASPVSGADGGYNAFVARYDLIDPDQTAADAAAQIIAALPGTDALTLADKAAVAAARQAYDSLTAQQQALLSAETLDKLTAAIAAIAALEEAQAEADRESAWQATYQINNLPDPLTLADKAAVTAARQAYDSLTDAQKALVSADTVEKLAAAEVTIAVLEAGAEQEAWDHAAAQAVADKINALPDPVALADKAEVAAARQMYDSLTEVQQALVPAGVLDKLKAAEETIAALEAAAQQAAADQAAAKAIADKINALPDPVALADKAAVAAARQMYDSLTDAQKALVPAGVLDKLKAAEKAIAALEGAASTPSAPFNPSPPSGTAPAAVPSSSSVAPVESSSGSASVPPAAGGRIGLGDAAVVDIPANALNGSESLSVKIQQVTAPPAAPAELVPAGTVYEFSAGDAASYTFAKPVTLTLTFDPAKIPAGYAPAIYHYDEAAGAWTRIGGTVSGSTVKAEVTHFTKFAVFAEKTAVAEQPAAVSLKDIEGHWAAAYIEELAARGITGGYPDGTFRPNRTITRAEYASMLVKALDLKATGSSQFGDMNHHWAAEAVLAAADHGIVSGYGGGQFRPDQSITRQEMVVMAVRAFGFTGGTPLAFADSGSIAAWAQSSVAAAVQAGIVSGQPGNRFDPLHTATRAEAAAVLVKALKLK
- a CDS encoding S-layer homology domain-containing protein, with translation MRFGGHKWRQREGKWLSLALAFLLLAGVIFIPCSYPRTAYAEDESEITAGYFNNMDQPQVKSVIGVGGISTNNKAGKYTSVTADAYGDFVAIGELRGTVPESINPAAAAVQAKGPTLITKTGRDRDGNLKTMWTQGLYVPGGIRTDSYGSFITLFDIEPLADGGYVAVGHTNYGVGWSDGTPVDIPVRDFRGKEWNVRLLRPLLGSSNVAIAVKLNAGGDIERLIQLNGDTPGSTYFWSVAASADGGFAAVGYTTAEGGVFSGLGEKEDESLSFLAKYDAAGNREKVVGFSGDYIGEIISGLPGYTFWSIAALPDGGYAIGGESNAFSDIVSSAEPDQHYSLDSDPAKRSAAFLMKLDAEGRIDWAKVQHSELSSGLFEDVAVDNSGNITAAGYMSFGTNAAAIIGKYGADGTLIASRALVGNDTRDTYGQLITGPDALHSVIPLDDGGYLFAGQALSTANDYGGETLSSIGGNRGGRDYFVLKTDGNLSTEWLSFAGGSANEAFEIIGIEQVTDILALTDDGFVLAGDSPSLDGDFAGLNGSPTISQDPANTGNAVLALFTYDWDGDGVRNSRDFYPLNPAKSIPEGSYAVQLNLDGPSVVTATYSVYAADVKGIPLVSGQEVPNISVTFDGAKLTAPVPVFDRIFKGLNHTLTFGYTNEIPGFETEAVPLLPAKRIYSSAFELSANMDGGGVTDFGTAVKVTVPISGIDHPYSAKLYYYNPSGPVLEEVSGADFSQEGMVTFRTSHFSRYVITGATTDQLEVDAVIAKIAALPPEVSLMQKPLVEEARAAYEALTPEQQALVTNYSKLTNLEAQLVAREELKNNLIAVNPVIEKISNLPDPVTLDDRAAIEEARAAYDALTEVQKGLVDNIDKLLAAEAQIVRLQDQAAGDAVIQLINALPDAVSLADKSKVTAARNAYNALTAAQKALVTNYGKLTNAEAQINIQQSQVNALQAERNSLQSALISVILSKPAASSSAAPVTSVNGSAEVVPKMGGTVSLGSSAIVEIPAGALSGEAKVNVKIRQVDNPPAAPFTLTVVSSVYEFTAGSAATYRFTKPVTVTLAFDPSKVPNGKQAAMYYYDDAAGKWTRIGGTVNGGGISAVVYHFTKFAVFAEFPQMAKTSGNTGTLKDTVNHWAKNYIDNLRQRGVIGGYPDGTFQPNRTITRAEFATLLVKALGLKGTGEAGFSDIEGHWAKGEILTAASHQIVNGYPDGKFLPDYPVTREEMVVMTVYAFQLTQKTALAFGDNGEISDWAKSGVEAAVASGIISGQPGNRFAPKATATRAEAATVLVKALELE